The nucleotide window CCGATGAAAGCGCGCGCGGCGAACTCCGTCAGGCGATTGGCTTCGTCTTGAGTCGCGGCCATGGCGGATACAACGATTGTTCCGTGCGAGTCGTCTGGTTCCAAGCGGAGCCGCATCTGAACGTCACTTGCAACTGCCGCCAGTTCCTTCTCGGTCGTGATGGCGCCATACGGCAAACCTTCCGCGACTCCTTGCTGTACCATCGCCTGGACGACCGCCTCCGCGACGGCTTCTTTGCTGATGCGCTCCACCAGGGCCGCGGGTGAATTCAAGAAGAGCGCTTTGCCGCCGACGTCCCTGAGGATGCCCTTCTCCCACATCGATTGGCGGACATTGAGCTTGGTGCTTGCTGAGTACGTCGCGACGGTTTTGAACTTGCTTAGTCCCCACACCCCGTAGACAGCACCGACGAGCACCGTGAAAAGCAAGATCAACGGCCAACGACGCTGAGCTACGGTCATCATAAACCGTAGCTGGTTCTCTCGCGTCGATTGGCTCGCGGCCTGAGCTAAAGCTGCTGTCTCGCTGGCCATCGCGGCGCTAATCTCTCCGTTTCTCCGCCTTCGTCTGCTGCTGCAACAGATTCGGGCCTACCATCTGCGAATTCTTCGTCACGTCCAGCATTCTGTCCCACGTGACGGTTTCGGGCGTTTCGTGGACAGTTGGCGTCAGAAATACCATCAACTCCGTTTGGATGCGAGCTTTCTCCGTGTGCTTAAAAACATTACCCAAAACAGGAATGCTGCCAAGACCCGGGACCTTTTGAACATTGTCGCGAAGGTCGTTTCGGTAAATTCCCCCCACCACAAGAGTCTGCCCGTCACGGACATTCGACTCTCCTTTGTACTTTCTGACGGAACGGATCGGCACTCCTTGTGATTGACCAGCAGGATAAGACACCTCGGGTTCAAAGTCGAGCTTCACGTACGCTCCCTGATCGTCGCGATACACGTGCGGCGTGACGGCCATCTTGATTCCCAGATCCAAGAACTGCACGGAGAAATTGGAGCGTCCGTTTGCTTCGGTTCCGAACTCGGTGTACGGGACTTCGTCCACCATCGAGATTTCCGCCGGCTTATGGTTCACCGTCAATATGTTCGGATTTGCAAGTAGCTCCGCTTCATTGTTGGCGACCAGCGCATCCAACAGTACGCCCAAATCGACGTTGCTGTTCATCAATCCGAAGAACATCTGCCCGACTTTTGGAATCTGCACGGGGACATTCAGGCGGCGATCGAATTTGGCCCCATTCAGGAATTGCCGCCCAATTGACGAAGCGTTGCTGGTTCCCGCCTCGCCGAGCGATTCGTTGTTGATGGGCGACGCCGATGATCCCTTCAGTCCGCTGATTCCAAAGTCCTGGTTGGGCATCGGGTAATAGCCGCCGTTGGCCTCGTCGCCCTGCACAAACCACCGGATGCCCAATTCCTTCATCGCGCCGACTTTCACTTCCGCGATCTTGGCCTCAATGCGAACTTGCGACAATTGGCTCCGCATCTGATCCAGGCGCGCCACCACCGACATCATATTCTGCATGGCCGCCGGTGTATCGGTAAGAATCAGTGTGTTCGTGTCCGGATCGAAACTTACGTTTCCTCCTTCCGACGTCATCCCCTGAAGCGCTGTGCTCAGCGATTCCGCGTTGGCGTTCTGCAGCGGAACCAGTTCCGTCTTCATTTCCGTTGTCCGGTAACCACCGCCCATGGTGGGCGCGCGGCGAGAGACCGTCACGCGGGGATTCTTCAAAATGGCTTTAAGAGCAGCCGATATGCGGGCCGATGCCTCCGGTTCCGACAAACCTCCAATGCTTACGTTGCCGATGTAGGGGACTTGAATACCCCCATTGGGATCCACTTGCGTGGTCGTACTTAGTTCGGGCCTCCGGTACACATCGACGAAGACAAGATCCCCGGGGCCTATCGACGGATTGGTTGAATTTGCAGAAGCCTGCTCTGCGGGCGCTGGCGATTCTTGTGCCCCCGCTAGTGTCAGGGCAATGCAAAACGCCCCAACCCACGCGACAGTCAATCGTGTTAGCGCTTTCAATGAGGTTCTCCCTTGGCCTCGGGTTGTGGCGATTGAACTTCTGCGGGATCAGCCACGACCGGTGCTTCCGGCAGCGGAAGGAAACCGGCCTCAGCGTCATCCGCCGGCCGCTTCACGTGAAGACGATCACCCAATTTGATGACGTCATCTCGCAGCCCGTTCCATGCGCGAAGATTTTCGACGGTCGTATGGTAGGCCGTCGCCAATTTGCTCAGTGTGTCACCGGCCTTCACGATGTGCGTCGAGGACGCCTCTGCTTCGTTCTGGGGCGGCGCGGACTCCGGCGCAACAGATGCCGCCTGCTCCTGCGTAGGTTGCTCCGCCGCGGGTTGAGCCGGTGCTGGCTGCTCCGGTGCATTCTCCGGCGCATTCTCCGGCGCATGCTCCGGCGCCGCCTCGGCAGCATCGTTTGCGACCGGTTCCCCTGCCGGCTCCGAGGCCGGTTGAGGCTCCGACATTTCATCCGTTGCGACCGCCGGTTCACCCTCCACGCCGGGCGTCATCGCTTCGCCCTCCGTGGGTTCTACGTTTTCCCCTTCAGCGGGAGCCGTTTCCGGCGTACCTTCCTGACTCGGTACCTCCTGGGCGGCGTTTTCGCCTGCCTCAACCGGAGGCGCCGAAGTGATCTCCTCCGGCGATTTCCCCTTCAGCACTTCTACTTTGTTGCGGAGATTCGCCTTGCTCGCGGGATCGATGCCGGGAATCTGAGCGGCGCTTGACCAGTGCTGCAGGGCTTGCTGCACGTACTTCGCTTTCGCTTCGGGCTTTGTGGCGCGTTCGGCCAGCGAATGATACAGCATGCCCAACTCTTCGAAGTCGACATCGGGCGTATGGTTGCCTGTCATACCCGCCGATTGAAGGTAGTAGGAGCGGGCGGATTCCTCGTCGCCCAGCTTGGCATACGACCGCGCCAGCGTACGCAGCATCGGCACCGCCGCCACGGGGTCTTTGATCCGCAGATCGGGGTCTTGCAGCATTTCAATGGCCTGCTGATACTTGCCCAACTCAAACGAGAGAATTCCCATTAGGATCTGCGCACGGGCTGCTTTGGGATGCGTCGGGTTATCCTTAAGGAACTGCTCGAAGAGAGTAAGCGCGCGCTCGTACACGCGCGACGTCTCATCTTTGGATTCGGGCCTGCTTTCCTGCAACGCAAAAGCCGCCCCGAATTGCGCTTCCGGGCGTAGAGGACTATTGGGTTGACGCGCCGCAAACTGGAGATACGCTTCTGACGCTCCCATGTAGTCGCCATTGGTTGCCAACAGACCGGCCTGGTCGTACAACGTTTCGGGGCCTGCCCAGCGCGTTTTGTACAACTCGTACCCTTCGTACCCCACAAAACCCAGCATTCCGAGTATGATGCACGCTATCGTCACGCGCGCAATGAGCACACCCATCTGATTGCGCGCGCGAGCGCGCCGTTTTCCGCGCCGTCTGCTCGGACCCGGCTCCTTCTTATCCGTATCGGGAGTGTTGTCCGATTCGTCGAAGTTCTCTGCGTCCGCGCCGGACTCCGCTGCGATTTCATCGGCTTCGGATATCGCCGGCGGCAGTGGCGCTTCCCCCTCCATTTCTTGAAGCAGTCTCTCCGCCGCTTTCAAATCGGGTGGCGGCAGGATCGGTTCCCTTTGTATCGAGTCCGCCTGAGACTCGTACAGATTCTGCGGCTCGGAGTCTGTGGGTACGTCCTTGTCCGGTGTACCTGCAGCGCGGGACTTTTCCGAGAGATCCGCAATGATGTCCCGCAAGGGTGGCATCGATGTCGCCTGAGAAGTGGCTGGAGCCAAAGGCTTCTCGGTGTTTTCCTTGTCCAGGGTCCCGCCGGGAGCCATTTCGGCATCTACATCGCGGACGCCCTTTTCGAAGAAACTTAGCGGTTTGGTTGTATCGACATCGAACTTGTCTCCAAGCGGAGGAAGTATCTTGGGGGTTTCTTCCTCCTTTGAAGACGTCATGCCGC belongs to Candidatus Hydrogenedentota bacterium and includes:
- a CDS encoding LysM peptidoglycan-binding domain-containing protein is translated as MAQNSDNAPDERKGEQDEILKELDRIDERLLGQLNDPRLANGIPPDQRRDDLAFIQMSGMTSSKEEETPKILPPLGDKFDVDTTKPLSFFEKGVRDVDAEMAPGGTLDKENTEKPLAPATSQATSMPPLRDIIADLSEKSRAAGTPDKDVPTDSEPQNLYESQADSIQREPILPPPDLKAAERLLQEMEGEAPLPPAISEADEIAAESGADAENFDESDNTPDTDKKEPGPSRRRGKRRARARNQMGVLIARVTIACIILGMLGFVGYEGYELYKTRWAGPETLYDQAGLLATNGDYMGASEAYLQFAARQPNSPLRPEAQFGAAFALQESRPESKDETSRVYERALTLFEQFLKDNPTHPKAARAQILMGILSFELGKYQQAIEMLQDPDLRIKDPVAAVPMLRTLARSYAKLGDEESARSYYLQSAGMTGNHTPDVDFEELGMLYHSLAERATKPEAKAKYVQQALQHWSSAAQIPGIDPASKANLRNKVEVLKGKSPEEITSAPPVEAGENAAQEVPSQEGTPETAPAEGENVEPTEGEAMTPGVEGEPAVATDEMSEPQPASEPAGEPVANDAAEAAPEHAPENAPENAPEQPAPAQPAAEQPTQEQAASVAPESAPPQNEAEASSTHIVKAGDTLSKLATAYHTTVENLRAWNGLRDDVIKLGDRLHVKRPADDAEAGFLPLPEAPVVADPAEVQSPQPEAKGEPH
- a CDS encoding polysaccharide biosynthesis/export family protein, with protein sequence MKALTRLTVAWVGAFCIALTLAGAQESPAPAEQASANSTNPSIGPGDLVFVDVYRRPELSTTTQVDPNGGIQVPYIGNVSIGGLSEPEASARISAALKAILKNPRVTVSRRAPTMGGGYRTTEMKTELVPLQNANAESLSTALQGMTSEGGNVSFDPDTNTLILTDTPAAMQNMMSVVARLDQMRSQLSQVRIEAKIAEVKVGAMKELGIRWFVQGDEANGGYYPMPNQDFGISGLKGSSASPINNESLGEAGTSNASSIGRQFLNGAKFDRRLNVPVQIPKVGQMFFGLMNSNVDLGVLLDALVANNEAELLANPNILTVNHKPAEISMVDEVPYTEFGTEANGRSNFSVQFLDLGIKMAVTPHVYRDDQGAYVKLDFEPEVSYPAGQSQGVPIRSVRKYKGESNVRDGQTLVVGGIYRNDLRDNVQKVPGLGSIPVLGNVFKHTEKARIQTELMVFLTPTVHETPETVTWDRMLDVTKNSQMVGPNLLQQQTKAEKRRD